From one Rhizobium lentis genomic stretch:
- a CDS encoding DUF1192 domain-containing protein — MSFIDDDRPQKKPTHEIGADLSMLSVDELKARVEMLKAEIVRLEAEAARKASGRQAAESFFRS, encoded by the coding sequence ATGAGCTTTATCGATGACGACCGGCCGCAGAAAAAACCCACCCACGAGATCGGCGCCGATCTCTCCATGCTTTCGGTGGACGAACTGAAGGCGCGGGTGGAAATGCTGAAAGCAGAGATCGTCCGCCTCGAAGCCGAAGCCGCCCGCAAGGCCTCAGGACGGCAGGCGGCGGAAAGCTTCTTCCGCTCGTGA
- a CDS encoding class I fructose-bisphosphate aldolase, translating into MSERLEDIAVQMVAGGRGLLAADESTSTIKKRFDTINLESTETSRRDYREMLFRSDEAMKKYISGVILFEETLFQKAADGTPFVDIIRAAGSIPGIKVDTGAKPMAKFPGETITEGLDGLGERLARYYEAGARFAKWRGVIAISSSLPTRGSVRANAQALARYAALCQEAKIVPIVEPECLMDGKPGDHNIDRCAEVTESTLRIVFEELAEARVSLEGMILKPNMVIDGKNARKASVAEVAERTVQVLKRTVPSAVPGIAFLSGGQSTEEATAHLSAINATTDLPWLVTFSYGRALQDSALKAWNGKPENVAAGQREFTHRAEMNSLAAKGSWKKDLEKAA; encoded by the coding sequence ATGAGCGAACGACTGGAAGACATTGCAGTGCAGATGGTAGCAGGCGGCCGGGGACTGCTTGCGGCCGATGAATCGACCTCCACCATCAAGAAGCGCTTCGACACGATCAATCTCGAATCGACCGAAACCAGCCGTCGCGATTATCGCGAGATGCTCTTCCGCTCCGACGAGGCGATGAAGAAATATATCTCCGGCGTCATCCTCTTCGAAGAGACGCTCTTCCAGAAGGCCGCAGACGGCACACCCTTCGTCGATATCATCCGCGCCGCCGGCTCCATTCCCGGCATCAAGGTCGATACCGGCGCTAAGCCGATGGCGAAATTTCCGGGCGAAACCATCACCGAGGGCCTCGATGGCCTCGGCGAGCGCCTGGCCCGCTATTATGAGGCGGGCGCCCGCTTCGCCAAGTGGCGCGGCGTCATCGCCATCTCGTCGTCGCTGCCGACCCGCGGCTCGGTCCGCGCCAACGCGCAGGCGCTTGCACGCTATGCGGCTCTCTGCCAGGAAGCTAAGATCGTTCCGATCGTCGAGCCGGAATGCCTGATGGACGGCAAGCCGGGCGATCACAACATCGACCGCTGCGCCGAAGTCACCGAATCCACGCTGCGCATCGTCTTTGAGGAACTGGCTGAGGCCCGCGTCAGCCTCGAGGGTATGATCCTCAAGCCGAACATGGTGATCGACGGCAAGAACGCCCGCAAGGCCTCGGTCGCCGAAGTCGCCGAACGCACCGTGCAGGTGCTGAAGCGCACGGTCCCGTCAGCGGTTCCAGGCATCGCCTTCCTCTCCGGCGGCCAGTCGACCGAAGAGGCGACCGCGCATCTTTCCGCCATCAATGCCACCACCGACCTTCCTTGGCTCGTCACCTTCTCTTATGGCCGCGCCCTGCAGGACAGCGCGCTGAAGGCTTGGAACGGCAAGCCGGAAAATGTCGCCGCCGGCCAGCGCGAGTTTACTCACCGCGCCGAGATGAACAGCCTCGCCGCCAAGGGTAGCTGGAAAAAGGACCTGGAAAAGGCCGCTTGA
- a CDS encoding MFS transporter gives MKRNLLSVAALLFGTLFLFMGNGLQGILLPVRGNLEGYAATTLGLLGTSWAGGFVIGCLVAPKLVRRVGHVRAFSGFISIIAIIALVSGIIIDPFWWVVLRAVTGFSTAGTSMIIESWLNERASNESRGAIFSLYIGITLLGVVGGQMMIPLEDVGTPVLFMICGIFYCIAMLPTTLSTAASPQPLKAVRLDLPALYRNSPVSCLGILLVGIANGAYGTLAPVFGAGAGLSDTSIAVMMSATIFAGALMQLPAGRLSDRIDRRYVLAALSAIAALAGLLIFLLHPTSPALLIGLVVLYGAVANTLYPIAVAHANDFAASEDFVKVSGGLLLLYGIGTVIGPTLGGPVMSAITPHALFVVTAVAHVLITAYAIIRSRIRAAVPASDRDAYTTIPTATSPMLTPQSMSLADRGAGKSPEGSDPAVKFG, from the coding sequence ATGAAGAGAAATCTGCTGTCCGTCGCCGCGCTGCTCTTTGGCACGCTCTTTCTTTTCATGGGCAATGGTCTGCAGGGCATCCTGCTTCCGGTGCGCGGCAATCTCGAAGGCTACGCCGCTACGACGCTCGGCCTGCTCGGTACGTCATGGGCAGGAGGCTTCGTCATCGGCTGCCTGGTGGCGCCGAAACTGGTGCGCCGCGTCGGCCATGTCAGAGCCTTTTCCGGCTTCATCTCGATCATCGCCATCATCGCGCTGGTCAGCGGCATCATCATCGATCCGTTTTGGTGGGTGGTCCTGCGCGCCGTGACCGGCTTCTCCACAGCCGGCACCTCTATGATCATCGAGAGCTGGCTGAACGAGCGCGCCAGTAACGAGAGCCGCGGCGCGATCTTCTCGCTTTATATCGGCATCACCCTGCTCGGCGTCGTCGGCGGCCAGATGATGATCCCGCTCGAAGACGTGGGCACGCCGGTGCTCTTCATGATCTGCGGCATCTTCTATTGCATCGCCATGTTGCCGACGACGCTGTCGACCGCCGCTTCGCCGCAGCCGCTGAAGGCGGTGCGCCTCGACCTGCCGGCGCTCTACCGCAACTCGCCAGTTTCCTGCCTTGGCATCCTGCTTGTCGGCATCGCCAACGGTGCCTACGGCACGCTCGCCCCTGTATTCGGCGCCGGCGCCGGCCTCTCCGATACGAGCATCGCCGTTATGATGAGCGCCACCATCTTCGCCGGCGCACTGATGCAGCTGCCGGCCGGTCGGCTTTCTGATCGTATCGACCGGCGCTACGTGCTTGCCGCCTTGTCGGCGATCGCTGCTCTCGCCGGCTTGCTGATCTTTCTGCTCCACCCCACATCGCCCGCCCTGCTGATCGGGCTCGTCGTCCTTTACGGCGCGGTTGCCAATACGCTTTATCCGATCGCTGTCGCTCACGCCAACGACTTCGCCGCGTCGGAGGATTTCGTCAAGGTCTCCGGCGGCCTGCTGCTCCTCTATGGAATCGGCACGGTCATCGGCCCGACGCTCGGCGGTCCCGTCATGTCGGCGATCACACCGCATGCGCTTTTCGTGGTCACAGCCGTCGCCCATGTGCTGATCACCGCCTATGCCATTATCAGAAGCCGCATCCGCGCCGCCGTCCCGGCCAGCGACCGCGACGCCTATACGACAATCCCGACAGCCACATCGCCGATGCTGACACCGCAGAGCATGTCACTGGCCGACCGCGGCGCCGGCAAGTCTCCGGAAGGCAGCGATCCTGCTGTAAAGTTCGGATAG
- a CDS encoding DUF1465 family protein translates to MSEVGLNTISFAGRAAASSQFKALYAEGMSLVEETAAYLDGQGRAASKVLPRMASVLYAAESMRLTTRLMQMASWLLLQRAVNNGEMSRDQVLAEKNKVRLDGFNVDRAAPGWGDLPESFRDLVERSLRLQNRIALLDREIYRPAEAVIVHDNQNSVQAQLSLLQTAFGNN, encoded by the coding sequence ATGTCGGAAGTTGGATTGAACACGATCAGTTTTGCGGGCCGCGCGGCTGCATCCTCACAGTTCAAGGCGCTCTATGCCGAAGGCATGTCGCTCGTCGAAGAGACCGCCGCCTATCTCGATGGCCAGGGCCGCGCAGCCTCCAAGGTTTTGCCGCGCATGGCATCCGTCCTCTACGCCGCGGAATCGATGCGGCTGACCACCCGGCTGATGCAGATGGCCTCCTGGCTGCTGCTGCAGCGCGCCGTCAACAACGGCGAAATGTCCCGCGATCAGGTGTTGGCCGAGAAGAACAAGGTCCGCCTCGACGGTTTCAACGTCGACCGCGCAGCACCCGGCTGGGGCGATTTGCCGGAATCCTTCCGGGACCTCGTTGAGCGCTCCCTGCGCTTGCAGAACCGCATCGCCCTGCTGGATCGCGAGATCTACCGCCCGGCCGAAGCCGTGATCGTTCACGACAATCAGAACAGCGTCCAGGCGCAGCTTTCCCTGCTGCAGACGGCCTTCGGAAACAACTGA
- the tkt gene encoding transketolase has translation MTSPEQNDRMANAIRFLAMDAVEKANSGHPGMPMGMADVATVLFTKYLRFDPKKPHWPNRDRFVLSAGHGSMLLYSLLYLTGYPDMTIEDLKQFRQVGSKTAGHPEYGHATGIETTTGPLGQGIANAVGMAIAERKLREDFGSDLQDHYTYVINGDGCLMEGISHEAIALAGHLKLNKLILFWDNNSITIDGAVSLSDSTDQIARFKAVHWNTIEIDGHDQAAIAAAIEAAHKSDRPTFIACKTVIGFGAPNKAGSHKVHGSPLGADEIAATRKALDWDYEPFVVPSDVLDAWRAAGARSENLVAAWEETLASSPAKAEFTRRFAGDLPEGFDRAIDDYKKKLAETKPTVATRKASEDALEIINGFLPETLGGSADLTPSNNTKTSQMHSITPTDFAGRYMHWGIREHGMASAMNGIALHGGLIPYGGGFMIFSDYCRPPIRLSALMGIRVIHVLTHDSIGVGEDGPTHQPVEQIAGLRAVPNLQVFRPADAVETAECWQIAIKSKNRPSALALTRQNLTTVRTEYNEKNLCELGAYTLAGNADARVTIFASGSEVEIAVAARATLEARGVSVRVVSVPCTELFFEQPDAYRKDILGNSPVKIAVEAAVREGWDAFIGPEGTFVGMKGFGASGPVKDVYKHFGITADAVVAAAEAKL, from the coding sequence ATGACCTCTCCCGAACAAAACGACCGGATGGCGAATGCGATCCGTTTCCTCGCCATGGACGCCGTTGAAAAGGCGAACTCCGGCCACCCCGGCATGCCGATGGGCATGGCCGACGTGGCAACGGTTCTGTTCACCAAATATCTGCGCTTCGACCCAAAGAAGCCGCATTGGCCGAACCGCGACCGTTTCGTGCTGTCGGCCGGCCACGGCTCGATGCTGCTCTATTCGCTGCTGTATCTGACCGGTTATCCCGACATGACGATCGAGGACCTGAAGCAGTTCCGTCAGGTCGGCTCGAAGACCGCCGGCCATCCTGAATATGGCCACGCCACCGGCATCGAAACCACCACCGGCCCGCTCGGCCAGGGCATCGCAAACGCCGTCGGCATGGCAATCGCCGAGCGCAAGCTGCGCGAGGACTTCGGTTCGGACCTGCAGGACCATTACACCTACGTGATCAACGGCGACGGCTGCCTGATGGAAGGCATCAGCCATGAGGCGATCGCTCTTGCCGGCCACCTGAAGCTGAACAAGCTGATCCTCTTCTGGGATAACAACTCGATCACCATCGACGGCGCGGTCTCGCTGTCGGATTCGACCGACCAGATCGCCCGCTTCAAGGCGGTTCACTGGAACACGATCGAAATCGACGGCCACGATCAGGCCGCCATCGCCGCTGCGATCGAGGCCGCACACAAGTCCGACCGCCCGACCTTCATCGCCTGCAAGACGGTCATCGGCTTCGGCGCCCCGAACAAGGCCGGCAGCCACAAGGTTCACGGCAGCCCGCTCGGCGCCGACGAGATCGCCGCCACCCGCAAGGCGCTAGATTGGGATTACGAGCCCTTCGTCGTTCCTTCGGACGTTCTCGATGCATGGCGCGCAGCCGGCGCCCGCTCCGAAAATCTCGTCGCGGCATGGGAAGAAACCCTCGCCAGCTCGCCCGCCAAGGCCGAGTTCACCCGGCGTTTCGCAGGCGATCTGCCTGAAGGCTTCGACAGGGCGATCGACGACTACAAGAAGAAGCTCGCCGAGACCAAGCCGACCGTCGCAACCCGCAAGGCATCCGAGGACGCGCTCGAAATCATCAATGGTTTCCTGCCGGAAACCCTCGGCGGCTCCGCCGACCTGACCCCGTCGAACAATACCAAGACCAGCCAGATGCACTCAATCACGCCGACGGATTTCGCCGGTCGTTACATGCACTGGGGCATCCGTGAGCACGGCATGGCATCTGCCATGAACGGTATCGCGCTGCATGGCGGCCTCATTCCCTATGGCGGCGGCTTCATGATCTTCTCGGATTATTGCCGCCCGCCGATCCGCCTCTCGGCTCTGATGGGCATTCGTGTCATCCACGTTCTGACGCATGACTCGATCGGCGTCGGCGAAGATGGTCCGACCCACCAGCCGGTCGAGCAGATCGCCGGCCTGCGCGCCGTTCCGAACCTGCAGGTCTTCCGCCCGGCCGACGCTGTCGAGACGGCGGAATGCTGGCAGATCGCCATCAAGAGCAAGAACCGTCCGTCTGCCCTGGCTCTCACTCGCCAGAACCTGACAACCGTCCGCACCGAGTATAATGAGAAGAACCTCTGCGAACTCGGCGCCTATACGCTCGCCGGCAATGCCGATGCCAGGGTGACGATCTTCGCTTCGGGCTCCGAGGTCGAAATCGCCGTTGCCGCCCGCGCAACGCTCGAGGCCAGGGGAGTCTCTGTGCGTGTCGTGTCCGTGCCCTGCACCGAACTGTTCTTCGAGCAGCCCGACGCTTACCGCAAGGACATACTCGGCAATTCGCCGGTAAAGATCGCCGTCGAAGCCGCCGTTCGCGAAGGCTGGGACGCCTTCATCGGACCGGAGGGCACGTTCGTCGGCATGAAGGGCTTCGGCGCCTCCGGCCCGGTCAAGGACGTCTATAAGCATTTCGGCATTACCGCTGACGCCGTCGTTGCGGCTGCGGAAGCAAAGCTTTAA
- a CDS encoding potassium/proton antiporter → MEAFYIVVLVATALVLLAAFSSLLAFRFGAPLLLLFLMIGLAAGVDGLGIEFSNNYLAYILGSIALAVILFDSGFGTPMQAFRLAAVPSLTLASVGVLITASLFAVAAMWLLNFTWLEGLLLGSIVASTDAAAVFFLLRIGGINIRDKVRSTLEVESGTNDPMAIFLTIALVEVLASGERYAGINIAMLAMFVQQMGLGVILGLLGGMMIVLIVSKLDTDRGLTPIFVLALALLVFSFTGVVGGSGFLAVYVAGIYAGNRKIQAIGTIKRFQDGMTWLAQIIMFLVLGLLATPSQFPVIIVPAILLALFLIFIARPLAIWLSLLPFDYTQQEIGFVAWVGLRGAVSILLAIMPILGGLENGQIFFNTAFIIVLVSLLLQGWTIKPVAKKLGLIIPPRIGAVDKVEVDLPGAANHELLSYRVIKDSPVLRGERIPRWATPSLVIRDGKSMRYQYAGRLRENDLVYLFIVPSYSRLLDRLFASRAPVDEDDAEFFGAFALSPARPAADLDAAYGPGLLNESEKGLTIAELMRQRLGGKADYADRVRLGSIILIVRDLDEHDHITSVGMSLEAVEPAITLPIFINLKDIIQRIRDRLKGRRNRETAAAESAPKASAGREEATGENGR, encoded by the coding sequence ATGGAAGCGTTCTATATCGTGGTGCTGGTCGCGACGGCGCTCGTGCTTCTTGCCGCTTTTTCGAGCCTGCTCGCCTTCCGCTTCGGCGCCCCGCTGCTTCTTCTCTTCCTGATGATCGGCCTTGCCGCGGGCGTCGATGGCCTCGGCATCGAATTCAGCAACAACTACCTCGCCTATATTCTTGGCTCGATCGCGCTGGCCGTCATCCTGTTCGATTCCGGTTTCGGCACGCCGATGCAGGCCTTCCGGCTCGCGGCCGTGCCTTCATTGACCCTCGCTTCGGTTGGCGTTCTGATCACCGCCTCGCTCTTTGCCGTCGCTGCCATGTGGCTGTTGAACTTCACCTGGCTCGAAGGCCTGCTGCTCGGCTCGATCGTCGCATCGACGGATGCCGCCGCCGTCTTCTTCCTGCTGCGCATCGGCGGAATCAACATCCGCGACAAGGTGCGCTCGACGCTGGAAGTCGAATCCGGCACCAACGATCCGATGGCGATCTTCCTTACCATCGCCCTTGTTGAGGTCTTGGCGAGCGGCGAGCGCTACGCCGGCATCAATATCGCCATGCTTGCCATGTTCGTGCAGCAGATGGGGCTCGGCGTCATCCTCGGCCTGCTCGGCGGCATGATGATCGTGCTGATCGTCAGCAAGCTCGATACCGATCGCGGCCTGACGCCGATCTTCGTGCTGGCGCTCGCCCTGCTCGTCTTTTCATTCACGGGCGTGGTCGGCGGCAGCGGCTTCCTCGCCGTCTACGTCGCAGGCATCTACGCCGGCAACCGCAAGATACAAGCGATCGGCACCATCAAGCGTTTCCAGGACGGCATGACCTGGCTCGCGCAGATCATCATGTTCCTGGTGCTCGGCCTGCTCGCCACGCCGTCGCAATTCCCCGTCATCATAGTGCCGGCCATCCTGCTTGCCCTCTTCCTGATCTTCATTGCCCGGCCCTTGGCGATCTGGCTGTCGCTGCTTCCCTTCGATTACACGCAGCAGGAGATCGGTTTCGTCGCCTGGGTCGGCCTGCGCGGCGCTGTCTCCATCTTGCTGGCCATCATGCCGATCCTCGGCGGGCTGGAAAACGGCCAGATCTTTTTCAACACCGCCTTCATCATCGTGCTGGTCTCCCTGCTGCTGCAGGGCTGGACGATCAAGCCGGTCGCCAAGAAGCTCGGCCTGATCATTCCGCCGCGCATCGGCGCCGTCGACAAGGTCGAGGTCGATTTGCCGGGCGCCGCCAACCACGAACTGCTCTCCTACCGCGTCATAAAGGACAGCCCGGTGCTGCGCGGCGAGCGCATCCCGCGCTGGGCGACCCCCTCCCTCGTCATCCGCGACGGCAAGTCGATGCGCTATCAATATGCAGGAAGGCTGCGGGAAAACGATCTCGTTTATCTCTTCATCGTGCCAAGCTATTCCCGCCTGCTCGACCGCCTTTTTGCCAGCCGTGCGCCGGTGGATGAGGACGATGCCGAATTCTTCGGAGCCTTCGCGCTCTCGCCTGCCCGCCCAGCCGCCGACCTCGACGCCGCCTATGGGCCAGGCCTGCTCAACGAATCCGAAAAGGGGCTGACGATCGCCGAGCTGATGCGGCAGCGCCTCGGCGGCAAGGCCGACTATGCCGATCGCGTCCGCCTCGGCTCGATCATCCTCATCGTCCGCGATCTCGACGAGCACGACCACATCACCTCCGTCGGCATGTCGCTGGAAGCCGTCGAACCGGCAATCACCCTGCCGATCTTCATCAATCTCAAGGACATCATCCAGCGCATCCGCGACCGGCTGAAGGGACGCCGGAACCGCGAAACCGCGGCTGCCGAGAGCGCGCCGAAAGCGTCCGCCGGGCGCGAGGAAGCCACAGGCGAAAACGGCCGCTGA
- the gap gene encoding type I glyceraldehyde-3-phosphate dehydrogenase: MTVKVAINGFGRIGRNVLRAIVESGRTDIEVVAVNDLGPVETNAHLLRYDSIHGKFPAEVKVEGDTIIVGGGKPIKVTAIKDPATLPHRELGVDIAMECTGIFTARDKAAAHLAAGAKRVIVSAPADGADLTVVYGVNHDQLTKEHTVISNASCTTNCLVPVVKVLDDAVGIDHGFMTTIHSYTGDQPTLDTMHKDLYRARAAALSMIPTSTGAAKAVGLVLPHLKGKLDGTSIRVPTPNVSVVDFKFVAKKATTVGEINEAIKAAANGNLKGILGYTDEPLVSRDFNHDSHSSIFATDQTKVMEGNFVRVLSWYDNEWGFSSRMSDTAVALAKLI; the protein is encoded by the coding sequence ATGACAGTCAAGGTTGCCATCAACGGTTTCGGCCGCATCGGCCGCAACGTCCTTCGCGCTATCGTCGAATCCGGTCGCACCGACATCGAAGTCGTCGCCGTCAACGACCTCGGCCCCGTCGAGACCAACGCCCACCTGCTGCGTTACGACTCGATCCACGGCAAGTTCCCGGCCGAAGTGAAGGTCGAAGGCGACACGATCATCGTCGGTGGCGGCAAGCCGATCAAGGTCACGGCGATCAAGGATCCGGCAACGCTTCCGCACCGTGAACTCGGCGTTGACATCGCCATGGAATGCACCGGCATCTTCACCGCCCGCGACAAGGCTGCCGCACACCTGGCGGCCGGCGCCAAGCGCGTCATCGTCTCGGCTCCCGCCGACGGCGCCGACCTGACGGTCGTCTACGGCGTCAACCATGACCAGCTCACCAAGGAGCACACGGTCATCTCCAACGCGTCGTGCACCACCAACTGCCTGGTGCCTGTCGTCAAGGTTCTCGACGACGCCGTCGGCATCGACCATGGCTTCATGACGACGATCCACTCCTACACCGGCGACCAGCCAACGCTCGACACGATGCACAAGGACCTGTATCGCGCCCGCGCGGCCGCCCTCTCCATGATCCCGACCTCGACGGGTGCTGCCAAGGCTGTCGGCCTCGTCCTGCCGCATCTGAAAGGCAAGCTCGACGGCACGTCGATCCGCGTTCCGACCCCGAACGTTTCGGTCGTCGACTTCAAGTTCGTCGCCAAGAAGGCCACCACGGTCGGCGAAATCAATGAAGCCATCAAGGCTGCTGCGAACGGCAATCTGAAGGGCATTCTCGGCTACACCGACGAACCGCTCGTCTCCCGTGACTTCAACCACGACAGCCACTCCTCGATCTTCGCGACCGATCAGACCAAGGTCATGGAAGGCAACTTCGTGCGCGTCCTGTCCTGGTACGACAACGAGTGGGGCTTCTCCAGCCGCATGTCGGACACGGCCGTGGCCCTTGCCAAGCTCATCTGA
- a CDS encoding phosphoglycerate kinase: MPSFKTLDDLSDISGKRVLVRVDLNVPVKDGKVTDTTRIERVAPTILELSNKGAKVILLAHFGRPKDGHSPDLSLSLIAPSVEEVLDHAVRTASDCIGEAAASAVSAMNDGDILLLENTRFHKGEEKNDPDFTKALAANGDIYVNDAFSAAHRAHASTEGLAHHLPAHAGRTMQAELEALEKGLGAPARPVVAIVGGAKVSTKIDLLMNLVKKVDALVIGGGMANTFIAARGTNVGKSLCEHDLADTAKQIMIEAATSGCAIILPEDGVVAREFKAGAANEIVDINAIPADAMVLDVGPKSVQAINAWIERASTLVWNGPLGAFEIEPFDAATVAAAKYAAERTAAGKLTSVAGGGDTVSALNHAGVADEFSYVSTAGGAFLEWMEGKELPGVAVLNAGK, encoded by the coding sequence ATGCCATCTTTCAAGACCCTCGACGATCTTTCCGATATCAGCGGCAAGCGCGTGCTCGTTCGCGTCGACCTCAACGTCCCGGTCAAGGACGGCAAGGTCACCGATACGACGCGCATCGAGCGCGTGGCGCCGACGATCCTCGAACTGTCCAACAAGGGCGCCAAGGTGATTCTGCTTGCCCATTTCGGCCGACCGAAAGACGGCCATTCGCCTGATCTGTCGCTGTCGCTGATCGCCCCGTCTGTCGAGGAAGTGCTCGATCATGCCGTGCGGACCGCCTCCGACTGCATCGGCGAGGCCGCGGCCTCTGCGGTTTCCGCGATGAATGACGGCGATATCCTGCTCCTGGAAAACACACGCTTCCATAAGGGCGAAGAAAAGAACGATCCTGACTTCACCAAGGCGCTTGCGGCAAACGGCGACATCTATGTCAACGACGCCTTCTCCGCCGCCCACCGCGCCCATGCCTCGACGGAGGGCCTTGCTCACCATCTGCCGGCCCATGCCGGCCGCACCATGCAGGCCGAGCTGGAAGCGCTGGAGAAGGGTCTCGGCGCCCCCGCCCGCCCGGTTGTCGCCATTGTCGGCGGCGCCAAGGTCTCGACCAAGATCGACCTCTTGATGAATCTTGTGAAGAAGGTCGACGCGCTCGTCATCGGCGGCGGCATGGCCAATACCTTCATCGCCGCCCGCGGCACCAATGTCGGCAAGTCGCTTTGCGAACATGATCTCGCCGATACCGCAAAGCAGATCATGATCGAGGCCGCGACATCAGGCTGCGCCATCATTCTGCCGGAAGACGGCGTCGTCGCCCGTGAATTCAAGGCGGGCGCGGCCAACGAGATCGTCGACATCAACGCCATTCCGGCCGATGCCATGGTGCTCGACGTCGGCCCGAAATCCGTCCAGGCCATCAATGCCTGGATCGAGCGCGCCTCGACCCTCGTCTGGAACGGTCCGCTCGGCGCCTTCGAGATCGAGCCCTTCGATGCCGCAACGGTCGCTGCCGCCAAATACGCCGCCGAGCGGACTGCTGCCGGCAAGCTGACCTCCGTTGCCGGTGGCGGTGATACCGTTTCGGCGCTCAACCATGCCGGCGTTGCCGACGAGTTCAGCTACGTTTCCACCGCCGGCGGCGCCTTCCTGGAATGGATGGAAGGCAAGGAGCTTCCCGGGGTTGCCGTCCTTAACGCCGGCAAGTGA
- the rpmE gene encoding 50S ribosomal protein L31 has protein sequence MKAGIHPDYHMIKVVMTDGTEYETRSTWGSEGAVMNLEIDSKSHPAWTGGNQQLMDRGGRVSKFNKRFGGLGL, from the coding sequence ATGAAGGCAGGCATCCATCCCGACTATCACATGATCAAGGTAGTCATGACCGATGGCACCGAATACGAAACCCGCTCGACCTGGGGTTCGGAAGGCGCTGTCATGAATCTGGAAATCGATTCCAAGTCGCACCCGGCGTGGACCGGTGGCAACCAGCAGCTCATGGACCGCGGCGGCCGCGTTTCCAAGTTCAACAAGCGTTTCGGCGGCCTCGGCCTCTAA
- a CDS encoding PhzF family phenazine biosynthesis protein, which produces MNTLSYVTVDVFTSSRFEGNPLAVISDARGLSDAAMQKIATEFNYSEVTFVLPPENPENSARVRIFTPTMEIPFAGHPNVGTAFVLGQQAEIFGKPVGEKLRFEEKAGIVEVGLNRSSGRVTSAAIRAPQPLTIGDTITRETIAGCISLDPGVIATTSHAPVFASVGLNFAVAELNGLGALAAARPNLAGFQAAAGRQTTSGHDFSLFVYVRTSENPWHIRARMFAPLDNVPEDPATGSASAALAAYIVSLAPDADMNVGITIEQGVEMGRRSIIALDVVKAGGVVTDVMISGSCVPVMRGEITLHD; this is translated from the coding sequence ATGAACACCCTCTCCTACGTCACCGTCGATGTCTTCACCTCCAGCCGCTTCGAAGGCAATCCGCTTGCCGTCATCTCCGATGCGCGAGGCCTTAGCGACGCGGCGATGCAGAAGATCGCCACGGAGTTCAACTATTCCGAAGTCACCTTCGTCCTGCCGCCGGAAAATCCCGAAAATTCCGCCCGCGTGCGCATCTTCACGCCGACGATGGAAATACCCTTCGCCGGGCATCCGAATGTCGGCACCGCCTTTGTGCTCGGCCAGCAGGCGGAGATCTTCGGCAAGCCAGTCGGCGAGAAGCTGCGCTTCGAGGAAAAGGCGGGCATCGTCGAGGTCGGCCTGAACCGCAGCAGCGGACGGGTTACGTCAGCTGCCATCCGTGCGCCGCAGCCGCTGACGATTGGCGATACCATCACCAGGGAAACCATCGCCGGGTGCATCTCGCTCGACCCCGGCGTCATCGCCACGACCAGCCACGCCCCGGTCTTTGCCTCCGTCGGCCTGAACTTCGCCGTCGCGGAACTGAACGGGCTTGGCGCGCTGGCTGCTGCCCGACCGAATCTCGCCGGCTTCCAGGCAGCCGCCGGCCGCCAGACGACGAGCGGCCACGACTTCTCGCTCTTCGTCTATGTCAGGACGTCCGAAAACCCCTGGCATATCCGTGCCCGCATGTTCGCGCCGCTCGACAACGTGCCCGAGGACCCGGCGACCGGCAGCGCTTCGGCAGCGCTTGCCGCCTATATCGTTTCGCTTGCGCCGGACGCCGACATGAATGTCGGCATCACCATCGAACAGGGCGTCGAAATGGGCCGCCGCAGCATCATCGCCCTCGATGTCGTGAAAGCGGGCGGCGTCGTCACCGATGTCATGATCTCCGGCAGCTGCGTTCCTGTCATGCGCGGAGAAATTACCCTGCATGACTGA